A window of Nonomuraea angiospora genomic DNA:
TTGTTGTACAGGTGGGCGTAGGCGACGTTGTCGGTGCTGGGGTTGCGCTGGTTGTTGTCGTGGATCCAGTTGTGGTGGATCGTCATCCGCGCCGTGACGTTGTCGGTCCAGCCGATGCCGAACGCCTTGTTGTTCTCCGACAGAACGTTCCAGGACACGGTGAGGTAGCTGGTGTCCTTGCGGCTGTCGATCAGCCCGTCGTTCATCCGGGTGATCGTGTTGTGGTCGATCCAGACGTGGTGGGCGGTGTCGAGCTGGATGCCGTCGTAGTCGTACAGCTTGTCGTCGGGGTCGTCGTCGGCCATCCGGGTGTCGCGGATGGTCAGGTTGCGGATGATGACGTTGCTGACGCCGGAGCCGAGGAAGAAGCCGCCGTTGACGATGTGGCCCCGGGTGCCGACGCCGACGATGGTCTTGTTGGAGGCGACCTTGATCTCGGTGCCGTACGGCGTGACGGTGACGGCGCCGTTGACCTCGATGACGTACGGGTCGGCGGCGGTGGCGTACTTCACCAGGTCGGCATAGGTGGTGACGGTGACCGTGGGGCCGGCCGCGCCTCCGGTGGTGGTCGTCAGGCCGCTGCCGCTGGTGGCGGCGAACCCGTCGGCGTTGTCGGACCAGACCCGGCCGCCGGACGAGGTGGGGTTGACCGACCATTGCATGCGGGCCACGTCGGAGCAGGTCTCCTGGACGATGGGGTTGTTGCCCGCCGTGGAGCCGTCCTTGTCGCTCGCGCACAGCCCGGTGGCGACGCTCTTCACCAGGTACTTGCCAGAGGTGGCGGAGGGGGTGAAGGTCCACTGCTGGTTGGTCTTGCCGCCGTCGCCGCAGCCCCACTGCTGCAACTGCGTGCCCGGGACCGTGGACGCGCCCGGCACGTCGACACACCGGCCGCTGCCGCCGTTGACGAGGTTGAAGGCGCTCCCCCGGGCCACGGCCTTGAACTGCTGGCCGGCGGCCGAGGGAACACACGCGGTCTGGACGAGCAGGGCGCCGTTGTCAGCCGAGGAGCCCGTCACCTGGACGCACTTGCCGCTCGCCCCCGACGCCAGCGTGTACGAGGCGCCGTCGGCCGGGGCCGCCGCCTGCGCCGGTCCGGCGGAGGCCACCAGCGCGGTGGCGGTGACCAGGACGGCGGCCGCGGGGACGCCGATCGATCGGGTGCGGCCTTTGATGGTTGTGAGCAGATTCATTGATCGCATCCTCGAAGGTCGAGAGGAATCTCCGCTTCGGACGAATCAGCGCGCTTGACAAAATCGCCGCCCTCCGCGTCAGTGCGCTGAGGTTACGACCGCGTTTCCGATTACGTCAATCCATGAAACAAACAGGTGACACCTGGTCGAACCCCTGTTTTCAGCGACGCTGACGCCCTGTCAGCCCGGCCTTCCGGCGTTTTTCGCTGGTCATT
This region includes:
- a CDS encoding RICIN domain-containing protein; its protein translation is MNLLTTIKGRTRSIGVPAAAVLVTATALVASAGPAQAAAPADGASYTLASGASGKCVQVTGSSADNGALLVQTACVPSAAGQQFKAVARGSAFNLVNGGSGRCVDVPGASTVPGTQLQQWGCGDGGKTNQQWTFTPSATSGKYLVKSVATGLCASDKDGSTAGNNPIVQETCSDVARMQWSVNPTSSGGRVWSDNADGFAATSGSGLTTTTGGAAGPTVTVTTYADLVKYATAADPYVIEVNGAVTVTPYGTEIKVASNKTIVGVGTRGHIVNGGFFLGSGVSNVIIRNLTIRDTRMADDDPDDKLYDYDGIQLDTAHHVWIDHNTITRMNDGLIDSRKDTSYLTVSWNVLSENNKAFGIGWTDNVTARMTIHHNWIHDNNQRNPSTDNVAYAHLYNNYLQNITGYGNYSRGATKMVIENSYYDNVKDPYYRDDAAELRQSGSIVVNSTGQRETGGSAFTPSSFYSYTLDPAAQVPALLRTYAGPQANIGL